From one Candidatus Eisenbacteria bacterium genomic stretch:
- the pheS gene encoding phenylalanine--tRNA ligase subunit alpha, translating into MIKRLDALEAEAARALRAARSGAALEEARVRYLGRKSELTQILRGLKDLSAAERASVGARANRLREALERSYEEARARLEIAPAAATRDVTLPGRCIPRGHEHLLSQVLGEIRAIFLGMGFALAEGPEVEDDRHNFGALNMPEGHPARATTDTFYLRPDVLLRTHTSSVQIRVMESHTPPVRIICPGRAYRNEAVDATHNFEFHQVEGLYVDEDVSLADLKGTLDRFLKEFFGPETELRFSPSYFPFVEPGAQVEIRCFFCGGRGCNVCGPLSGGWLEVLGAGMVHPNVFRSVGYDPERWTGFAFGAGIERLVMLRHGVPDIRL; encoded by the coding sequence GTGATCAAGCGGCTCGACGCCCTGGAGGCCGAAGCGGCGCGGGCGCTTCGCGCCGCGCGGAGCGGCGCCGCGCTCGAAGAGGCGCGTGTCCGGTACCTCGGTCGCAAGAGTGAGCTCACGCAAATCCTTCGCGGGCTGAAGGATCTCTCGGCCGCCGAACGCGCTTCGGTGGGCGCGCGCGCCAACCGGCTCCGCGAGGCTCTCGAGCGCTCTTATGAAGAGGCCCGCGCGCGGCTGGAAATCGCCCCGGCCGCCGCGACGCGCGACGTCACGCTCCCGGGACGCTGCATCCCTCGTGGACACGAGCATCTCCTCTCGCAGGTCCTCGGGGAGATCCGCGCGATTTTTCTCGGGATGGGTTTCGCCCTCGCCGAAGGTCCGGAGGTCGAAGATGACCGGCACAATTTCGGCGCGCTCAACATGCCCGAGGGCCATCCCGCCCGGGCGACGACGGACACGTTCTATCTGAGACCCGACGTGCTCCTCCGGACCCATACCTCCTCGGTGCAGATCCGCGTCATGGAGTCCCACACGCCCCCGGTGCGGATCATCTGCCCCGGGCGCGCGTACCGGAACGAGGCGGTGGACGCGACCCACAACTTCGAGTTCCACCAGGTCGAGGGCCTGTACGTCGACGAGGACGTGAGCCTGGCGGACCTCAAAGGGACGCTGGACCGGTTCCTGAAAGAATTCTTCGGGCCGGAGACGGAGCTTCGCTTCTCGCCGTCCTATTTCCCGTTCGTGGAGCCGGGCGCGCAGGTGGAGATCCGCTGCTTCTTCTGCGGTGGCAGGGGGTGCAACGTTTGTGGTCCGCTCTCGGGGGGCTGGCTCGAGGTGCTCGGCGCGGGCATGGTCCATCCGAACGTGTTCCGCTCCGTGGGCTACGATCCCGAGCGCTGGACCGGGTTCGCGTTCGGCGCGGGGATCGAGCGGCTGGTCATGCTGCGCCACGGCGTTCCCGACATCCGTCTC
- the rplT gene encoding 50S ribosomal protein L20 has product MPRTKTVVPGRKRRRKVMTAVKGNRGGRRKLYQTARETLMRSLQFAYRDRRAKKRDFRRLWIVRINAAARLHGLSYSTFIRGLKVAQIEIDRKILADLAVRDEQAFARLAEVAKQAQPVA; this is encoded by the coding sequence ATGCCACGAACTAAGACCGTCGTCCCGGGCCGGAAGCGCCGCCGAAAGGTCATGACCGCCGTGAAGGGGAATCGCGGCGGACGGCGCAAGCTCTATCAGACCGCGCGCGAAACCCTGATGCGGAGTCTCCAATTCGCGTATCGGGATCGCCGGGCGAAAAAGCGTGATTTCAGGAGACTCTGGATCGTTCGCATCAACGCGGCCGCCCGGCTTCACGGGCTCTCCTACAGCACGTTCATCCGCGGACTGAAAGTCGCGCAGATCGAAATCGACCGGAAGATCCTGGCCGACCTCGCCGTTCGCGACGAGCAGGCGTTCGCGCGTCTGGCCGAGGTCGCGAAACAGGCCCAACCCGTAGCCTAG
- the rpmI gene encoding 50S ribosomal protein L35, with translation MPKMRTNRAAAKRFKRTGTGKFKRAKAYARHHLGTKSRKRKRRLHAPALVEPTERRHLQKLLPYGD, from the coding sequence ATGCCGAAGATGAGAACGAACCGCGCCGCCGCGAAACGTTTCAAGCGGACCGGGACGGGAAAATTCAAACGAGCGAAAGCATATGCCAGGCACCATCTGGGGACGAAGTCCCGGAAGCGGAAACGCCGCTTGCACGCGCCGGCCCTCGTCGAGCCGACCGAACGTCGGCACTTGCAGAAACTACTTCCATACGGCGATTGA
- a CDS encoding translation initiation factor IF-3, with amino-acid sequence MTTTKEVRVNDRIRIPTVRVIGPDGEQVGILGIREALTYAQERHLDLVEVSPTARPPVCRVMDFGKYKYEQNKKLQKARKKQHVTHLKEVKLRPKIEEHDYRFKVNNGRRFLELHDKVKFTVTFRGREMAHTEAGFRLLERVVKDLEEVGQVENPARLEGRNLVLLMVPKSAAGKAPERKPAPATAGAKPPAPRS; translated from the coding sequence ATCACCACAACCAAAGAGGTCCGTGTCAACGATCGCATCCGCATCCCCACGGTCCGCGTGATCGGACCGGACGGAGAGCAGGTGGGCATCCTGGGAATCCGGGAAGCGCTCACCTACGCGCAGGAACGCCATCTGGATCTGGTGGAAGTATCCCCCACAGCGCGCCCGCCTGTTTGCAGGGTCATGGACTTCGGGAAGTACAAGTACGAGCAGAACAAGAAACTGCAGAAGGCTCGAAAGAAACAACACGTCACGCATCTCAAGGAAGTCAAGCTGCGCCCGAAGATCGAGGAACACGATTACCGGTTCAAGGTGAACAACGGACGCCGCTTCCTCGAGCTGCACGACAAGGTGAAGTTCACGGTCACCTTCCGCGGTCGGGAGATGGCCCACACGGAAGCGGGCTTTCGCCTCCTGGAGCGCGTGGTGAAGGATCTGGAAGAGGTGGGACAGGTGGAAAACCCGGCGCGTCTCGAAGGGCGGAACCTCGTCCTCCTGATGGTGCCCAAATCGGCGGCCGGGAAGGCGCCGGAGAGGAAGCCGGCCCCGGCGACGGCGGGAGCCAAGCCGCCGGCACCTCGGAGCTAG